The following DNA comes from Bactrocera neohumeralis isolate Rockhampton unplaced genomic scaffold, APGP_CSIRO_Bneo_wtdbg2-racon-allhic-juicebox.fasta_v2 cluster11, whole genome shotgun sequence.
ttaggaTAAAAATTTCGGTAAAGTATTGGATTTttaggaaaataattttaattaaaataaacactttcACAGTCTCtatgtttaaaataataataaatactacTATAAAGCATGGAATTTGATCCATGCAAAAGCATCATCATTGATAGTTTTTGAGTAGCAAAGTTCCTTCTACATATACTGTTTCTTGTACTCCACATTACTTAAATAATAGATGATGTTCtgaaatgtatgtaaaattaacaagtttcatttttattatatttttttctaatatccGATTCCTTAAACAAATCACACATTATTTAAATAGTATTAAGACCTTCACATTACTAACAAATTCAAAAcaactaatacatacatatggtttACTTCTTATATGTTTGCATATGacgcatacatacttatatttttatatacctttgtaaattttgcatttgttaaGAGAGCACATATAAAAGCGATGTATAAAAACTGTAAGTTggttaagtacatatatttaattacatagtTTACAAATCATCTTTCCGTATATTCTCTTTCCGCTTATTAAGGATTTGGCACTCTTCTGCAGAACCATCATTGCGGGACTGGGGGTAGTTCCAGTTCTGAATTTCAGCAGTTCCATAGATTTGATAAACGACAAATGTTAATATTGCAATTACGGAAGAAACACCAAATACTAGACGCCACTGTTCTATAGAACTCTGAAAATTATTGCAACATACAACGTATTTTGAACGTAAAATTACTAATAAGGGAAAATATACCTCGTTTGTGACTATTATACCGGATACCAGTGGAGAAAGAAATGATGCTGACATATGTATTGTTTGGCAAAAAGCAAGAACCGGACCAGCTAAATTCGGAGCAATATCAACAATGTTAGCCATTGCACCTGCATATGAGGCTGTTATGAATGTAACTGACACAAACCAAACTACCAATAATAATGCAATGTTTTTGTCTATATATCCAATCAAGTATACCAGAATGCCAGGTACAACTTGTGATAATGCGGTAAAGAGTTTGCGAACATTTGTGAGACCCATCCAATTACTTAGCATCAATTTATCAGCAACATAGCAAAATAAAACAGACGAGATATAGGAGCAAATAAAAGGCATTCCGGAGAGGAAGCCGTTGGTCTTATAATTGaatttaagcatatttttcataaaatttggaccacacacaataaatatatagtgaatccaaattcttccaaatgtggTTATGCCAATCGCATACGCAGGCAAGGAAGTAAAAATTGATTTCCATGGCACCTTCATGCCTattgtttcttttgtttctgAACTAACACTTACTTCAATATATTCAATTTCTTGAGAAGAAATTCGTGGATGTTCCTTAGGCGTGTTAAACGCTAAGTAATACCACAATATACACCAAATCATACCTAAAGAACCAGTGGTAAAAAAGATATATCGCCAGCCGAAATTATCAATGATAAATCCACATAAAGGGTATGTTAAGCCGATACCTATACTAAAGCCTTGAAAACTGGACATAAACCTGGACCGTTCGGCTAACGGTATCCAATAGCCTACTATTGCGTACATAGCCGGCCATGTTAATCCAGAAGCGAAACCTTGCACAGATCGCAATATTATCACAGCGGAATAGTGTAGGTCAGCCCCGAAGGGAATACATAGGCTACACAACGCTGTAGCAAATTGAGACCACCCAAATACTTGTTTTGTACCAAAGTATTGTGTAGCGATCCCACCGACAACTTGTGATAATACATAGCACCAGTAAAACGAGCTTACAACTATTGATTTCACCGTTGGAGACCAATCATATAAGTCGTCATTGTTTTCGGAgttctaaaattataaaaatgttgtatataTTCGAAACATCAAAAATGTTACATAAAATATTACCATTGTTGAGTTTATCACAGATATATTCGTATtgtcattattaaaaaatagtcgTTTGTGTGTTTCATTTTTATCAGCGGAGCTAAACAATTTCCTGCTGGAATCAGAAGTGCTTAAGGAACTCGACAGGTCTGATGGACGCACCATTGCCACGAGGGCAAAATTTATATCGTTGCGCATCATAAATGAAACCAAAAAGCCAGACCATGACAAAAAGTAAAGTACCAAACGAGCAGGTATTCGagctgaaaataaaagcaaataaagaatTATGTTCACAAAACGCATGGTGTGCCGTatttaaaataatggaaataaacatacatttcatgatgtacatataaaatagaAGTTGCGTTAACTAAAACCATGTACCCAATATACGTACATTCTTAGCAAGCaagcaattttttgttaaatgtttCCCCGGAGTTTAAAGTATTAGAACTGGTATTATGCCACAAGCACCAACACTTTAATGAAGTGTTAATAGAAGAATTtgtttataccttgaacagttTGCacgaagtaaaatataaaatatatatctataagcTCTGAACCGGTTTAATCATGTTCGTCTGTACATATgggaacttcttcttctttattgcttacaacaacgcgccagtcgttcttccttttcgctgttggcgccaattagagattccaagtgtagccaggtccttctccacctggtatttccaacggagtggaggtcttcatcATGCTGCGTTTTCCCGGCGGGGTCGGCCCAAAGGGAAAGAAGTGTTAGATGAGAGTGATTTGTTGGGCGtacaaaaaaggtaaaaatcgtgcttggcgacttaaACGACAGGGTGGTCAAGGAAGGTTtctttggcgcaacagtcgGTGAATTCAGCCCTTACGAAtaaacatccccaaatgtgTTGCGGCTGATCGACGTCGCTgggcctgaaatatggttatatgtagtacttgatttcagcacaagaaaatacatcaagctacctggctgtctccggaacGAAAAGACACCAACcatatcgatcatgttgtgatagactgAAGACACGTCTCCGGTGTTCTAGGCGTGCGTACGCTTCAAAGTCCTAacatcttgttgcagccaaaattcgcacccgcctctgtgcagcaaaaaacgcacgtcaacaaacacaaggaaggttcgacgtcgagaagctgtaatcacaacaaatagccgaacgattttttactcgacttgcactcctgctctctgagagcactcgtcaataactcggtataagggaactgtgggatggcatttcaaaCTGCTTACGTACTGCTggaaccgaaaccattggttttcggaaaatgcaaaagaacagctggtacgacgaggagtgccgtgtcgcagcggagagaaaacagactgcctagctcgcaacgttacgatcggcaacaacacgtgcgggatgggaaagatatcgagagttgaagagggaaacgcgacgcatttgcagacagaaaaagacaGAGGCCAAAATGCgggagtatgaagagcttgacaagctggccgacaggggtaatgctcgaaaattctacgaaaaaatgcggcggcttacagatgGTTTCatgaccggagcatactcttgtagaacccccaaaggtgatctagtcaccgctgcccagagcatacttaaattatggaacGAACagttctccagcctgctgaatggcagtgaacgtgcAACAccagaagaaggcgaacccgattccccaatcgatgacgatggagcagacgttccattgcccgaccatgaagaagttcgaatagcaattacccgcctgaagaacaacaaagcggcgagggccgatggattgctggccgagctattcaaacacggcggcgaagagctgataaggagatgcatcaacttctttatagaatatggtcg
Coding sequences within:
- the LOC126766129 gene encoding sialin isoform X1, with translation MLKNKACLGIGNHKAIFVIHFEEAHKVFIQGEKIVMYTSHSGKRASGIYEITQASTIIESIGEGSQLQTETSFFYRLNARIPARLVLYFLSWSGFLVSFMMRNDINFALVAMVRPSDLSSSLSTSDSSRKLFSSADKNETHKRLFFNNDNTNISVINSTMNSENNDDLYDWSPTVKSIVVSSFYWCYVLSQVVGGIATQYFGTKQVFGWSQFATALCSLCIPFGADLHYSAVIILRSVQGFASGLTWPAMYAIVGYWIPLAERSRFMSSFQGFSIGIGLTYPLCGFIIDNFGWRYIFFTTGSLGMIWCILWYYLAFNTPKEHPRISSQEIEYIEVSVSSETKETIGMKVPWKSIFTSLPAYAIGITTFGRIWIHYIFIVCGPNFMKNMLKFNYKTNGFLSGMPFICSYISSVLFCYVADKLMLSNWMGLTNVRKLFTALSQVVPGILVYLIGYIDKNIALLLVVWFVSVTFITASYAGAMANIVDIAPNLAGPVLAFCQTIHMSASFLSPLVSGIIVTNESSIEQWRLVFGVSSVIAILTFVVYQIYGTAEIQNWNYPQSRNDGSAEECQILNKRKENIRKDDL
- the LOC126766129 gene encoding sialin isoform X2, with protein sequence MLHFYTARIPARLVLYFLSWSGFLVSFMMRNDINFALVAMVRPSDLSSSLSTSDSSRKLFSSADKNETHKRLFFNNDNTNISVINSTMNSENNDDLYDWSPTVKSIVVSSFYWCYVLSQVVGGIATQYFGTKQVFGWSQFATALCSLCIPFGADLHYSAVIILRSVQGFASGLTWPAMYAIVGYWIPLAERSRFMSSFQGFSIGIGLTYPLCGFIIDNFGWRYIFFTTGSLGMIWCILWYYLAFNTPKEHPRISSQEIEYIEVSVSSETKETIGMKVPWKSIFTSLPAYAIGITTFGRIWIHYIFIVCGPNFMKNMLKFNYKTNGFLSGMPFICSYISSVLFCYVADKLMLSNWMGLTNVRKLFTALSQVVPGILVYLIGYIDKNIALLLVVWFVSVTFITASYAGAMANIVDIAPNLAGPVLAFCQTIHMSASFLSPLVSGIIVTNESSIEQWRLVFGVSSVIAILTFVVYQIYGTAEIQNWNYPQSRNDGSAEECQILNKRKENIRKDDL
- the LOC126766129 gene encoding sialin isoform X3; this encodes MMRNDINFALVAMVRPSDLSSSLSTSDSSRKLFSSADKNETHKRLFFNNDNTNISVINSTMNSENNDDLYDWSPTVKSIVVSSFYWCYVLSQVVGGIATQYFGTKQVFGWSQFATALCSLCIPFGADLHYSAVIILRSVQGFASGLTWPAMYAIVGYWIPLAERSRFMSSFQGFSIGIGLTYPLCGFIIDNFGWRYIFFTTGSLGMIWCILWYYLAFNTPKEHPRISSQEIEYIEVSVSSETKETIGMKVPWKSIFTSLPAYAIGITTFGRIWIHYIFIVCGPNFMKNMLKFNYKTNGFLSGMPFICSYISSVLFCYVADKLMLSNWMGLTNVRKLFTALSQVVPGILVYLIGYIDKNIALLLVVWFVSVTFITASYAGAMANIVDIAPNLAGPVLAFCQTIHMSASFLSPLVSGIIVTNESSIEQWRLVFGVSSVIAILTFVVYQIYGTAEIQNWNYPQSRNDGSAEECQILNKRKENIRKDDL